A region of the Armatimonadota bacterium genome:
GGAGCAGGACATCAGGGAAGCGGCGCGGGCCTTTACCGGGTGGACGCTGCGGCCCACACCGAGCGGGGAGTTTGAGTTCTTCTTCAATGCGGGGCAGCACGACGACGGGCCGAAGACCTTCCTGGGGCGGCGAGGCCCCTTCGACGGGGCGGACATCATCGACATCATCTTCGAGCAGCCGGCCGCGGCCCGCTGGTTGCCGCGCCGCCTCTTCGAGTACCTGGTCTACCTCCAGCCGGAGGAGCACCTGGTGGACGAACTGGCCCGCATTTTCCGCCGCGAAAACTTCGAGGTCCGGCCGCTGCTGCGGGCGCTGCTCACCTCAGAGGTCTTCTATTCTCCCCGGACCCGGCGCAGCCAGGTGAAGAGCCCGGTAGAGCTGGTGGTGGGGACAGCCCGGGCGCTGCGTATGCCTCCCACTGCCGCTGCCGCGTTGTTGCTGGCTGCAGACCGGATGGGGCAGATGCTGCTTATGCCGCCTAATGTGGGCGGATGGCCGAGGGGTCGTGCCTGGGTGACCACCGCCACGATCCTGGAGCGGTACAACTTGGGCAGCCTGATCACCGAAGGCCGCATGCCCGGCCTGCCTCCGCGCCTCCTGGAGACCATTCGCCCGGTGGAAGTGACCGGACTGGTGCCGCCCACCGCGCGGACTGCCGGCGAGGTCCTGGCCGCCATCATGGATCGGTTGCTGCCCGGCGCGGCAATGGACCAGAAGCGGCAGTTTGCCCTCTGGCGTGCGCTGGGGGCTAACCGGGCCTCCGATCCAGTGGAGGCGACGCCCCAACGGGTGCGCAGCGTGCTGCACCTGCTGATGAGCATGCCGGAGTATCAGCTCACCTGAGGGCTGCGCGTCAGGCGCACCTTGCTGGCGCGCTTCGCAGCTGGGCAGGGAAAGGAGGAGGGACCGTGCGTCAGGGAATGACCCGCCGCGAGTTCGTCAAGAAGGGACTGACCATCGTCGCCATGGGGGCGACCGCCCCCTCGTTCCTCGCCCGCACCGCTCTGGCGTTGAACAATCCATGGGACCTGGCACAGGTACAGAGCCGGCCGGGGGTGCCGGATGAGCGCATCCTGGTGGTCATCCAGATGGGAGGGGGAAACGACGGGCTGAACACGGTGATCCCATTCTCCGACGACGCCTACTACCGGGCGCGGCCCACGCTGGCCGTACCGGCTAAAGACGTACTCCGTCTGACGGAGGCCACGGGATTTCACCCCAGCCTGGCTGCCCTGCGGGACCTCTACGACCGGGGAGCGGTGGCGGTGATCCAGGGAGTCGGCTACCCCAACCCCAGCCGCTCCCATTTCCGATCCATGGAGATCTGGCACACGGCGGATCCGGAGGGCCGGGTTGTGCGCTATGGATGGATCGGCCGCTACTTCGACAGCAAGTGTCCCGTCTGTGAGCAGCCCACGGTGGGGGTGAACGCGGGGCCGTCGCTGCCGCTGGCCATGCAGGCCTCCTCCGGTCAGGGCATCGCCCTGCAGACCCCCCAGACCTTCCAGTGGATGCCAAGTCAGCGCGGGATCGGGGCTGAGCAGGAGTGGGACCTCTTCCGCCTGCTCAACGCCCCCGGGTCCTCGGCTTCCGGCGAACCCGACACTATCGACTTCCTGCGGCATACGGCGATGAATGCGGTGCTCTCCTCGGAGCGCGTGCGCGAGGCCGTGGGGAAGTACCGTGGGGGCGTGGAGTATCCGAACAGTCGTCTGGGCGCCAGCCTGAAGCTGATCGCCCAGATGATCGCCGGCCACCTGCCGACGAAGGTCTACTACGCGCACATGACCGGCTTCGACACTCACGCGGCCCAGCGTGGGGCGCACGAGGCCCTCCTGCGCGAGCTGGCCGAGGCGGTGGCAGCCTTCCTGCGTGACCTGGAAGTGCAGGGCAATGCCTCCCGGGTGCTGGGGCTGGCCTTCTCGGAGTTCGGTCGGCGGGTGGCGGAGAACGGCAGCGGCGGCACGGACCACGGCACGGCCGCCCCCCTTCTTCTCTTCGGCCAGGGGCTGAAGGGCGGGCTGTACGGCCAGCAACCCAGCCTGACCGACCTGGTGGACGGGGATATGAAGCACGCCATTGACTTCCGCTCGGTCTACGCTACGGTGCTGGAGCGATGGCTGGGCGCCGATCCGGCGGCAATCCTGGGCGCCCCCTTCGAGCGGGTCCCGTTTGTCTGAACAGTTGACTCCGGGCGAGACCTGTGCCCTAACCGGATGACCCCCGGCGGCGAGACCTGTGCCCTAGACGGATGAGTCCCGCGGCGGGAGATGCGCCCGCTGCCGGGAGGGGAACCGCCCTGGCGCGCCCAAGAATGGTGAGTGTGACCTTCTCCCCTCTTGCCACCTTCGCCATGGACGTGGCCCGGCGCGGCGGCGCACACCTCCTCTCACTGCTGCCAGCCGCGCCCGATGCCAAGGGCATCGAGTACAAGGGCCCCACCGATCTGGTCACGCGGGCTGACAGGGAGGTGGAGGCCCTGATCAGCGAACGGGTGCGCGCCGTCTATCCGGATCATGGCCTCCTGGGGGAGGAGGGGACGGTGCGGGCGGGCGAGGACTACCGCTGGATCATCGACCCGCTGGACGGTACCACCAATTTCGCCCACGGCTTACCGTGGTTCGCCGTTTCGCTGGCCGTTGAACACCGGGGGACGATCGTCATAGGGGTGGTCTATCACCCGGCGACAGACGAGCTCTTCTGCGCCGAGCGAGGGAAAGGCGCATGGTTGACCACGCGGGGCGGGGAGCCAGTGCGGCTGGCCGTCTCCGCCACCGAGGATCTGGGGGCGGCGCTGCTGGCCACGGGGCTGCCCGGCCGGGAGCGCCGCCCGGCGCACCTGCGGACGATCCCAGTATTCCTGCAGCGGGCGCGGGAGGTGCGGATGACAGGCTCCGCCGCCATCCACCTGGCCTACGTTGCCGCCGCCCGCCTGGACGGGTTCTGGGAGCCGGGGTTGAACCTGTGGGATGTGGCCGCGGGGATGCTCCTGGTGGAGGAAGCCGGGGGCCGGGTCACCGACCTGCGGGGCGGGCCCTTTGGCGCGGGAGACATCCTGGCCACCAATGGGCGCCTGCACGGCGCCATGCTGGAGGTGCTGACTACCGAGGCCTGAGGGCCGTGCGCTACACTGGAGCTACGTCGGGCCCGTGAGGTGAGGACGATGGCCCTTCATCCGCAGGCTGTGGAGCGGCCGTGGGTCAGGTTTTATGACGACGGGGTGCCCGCACAGCTCACCTACCCCGACCTCCTGCTGCACCAGGTTCTGGAGGAAAGTGCCCGCAGGCACCGGCGCCTGACCGCGCTGCTCTTCTTCGGCCGCCGCATGACCTACGCGGAGCTGGATGCGCTGGTCGCGCGGTTCGCCGCGGGGCTGCAGCGGTTGGGCGTGCGCCAGGGGACACCCGT
Encoded here:
- a CDS encoding DUF1800 domain-containing protein produces the protein MAEPLLRAFRPSAANPWDAAKAAHLLHRAGLGGPPEEVQRLLALGVEAAVDELLNYERIPDLTEAVEFSELRRAYADAFALRRAGGSDQARRDLQGRINRLQREKLQEVRIWWMARLVATPRPLQEKMVLFWHGLLVSGFPDVQNPEFLYMQNHLFRRQATGNFKQLVLEVSRDPAMLTYLDNNSNRKGKPNENYARELLELFTLGVGHYTEQDIREAARAFTGWTLRPTPSGEFEFFFNAGQHDDGPKTFLGRRGPFDGADIIDIIFEQPAAARWLPRRLFEYLVYLQPEEHLVDELARIFRRENFEVRPLLRALLTSEVFYSPRTRRSQVKSPVELVVGTARALRMPPTAAAALLLAADRMGQMLLMPPNVGGWPRGRAWVTTATILERYNLGSLITEGRMPGLPPRLLETIRPVEVTGLVPPTARTAGEVLAAIMDRLLPGAAMDQKRQFALWRALGANRASDPVEATPQRVRSVLHLLMSMPEYQLT
- a CDS encoding DUF1501 domain-containing protein, producing MRQGMTRREFVKKGLTIVAMGATAPSFLARTALALNNPWDLAQVQSRPGVPDERILVVIQMGGGNDGLNTVIPFSDDAYYRARPTLAVPAKDVLRLTEATGFHPSLAALRDLYDRGAVAVIQGVGYPNPSRSHFRSMEIWHTADPEGRVVRYGWIGRYFDSKCPVCEQPTVGVNAGPSLPLAMQASSGQGIALQTPQTFQWMPSQRGIGAEQEWDLFRLLNAPGSSASGEPDTIDFLRHTAMNAVLSSERVREAVGKYRGGVEYPNSRLGASLKLIAQMIAGHLPTKVYYAHMTGFDTHAAQRGAHEALLRELAEAVAAFLRDLEVQGNASRVLGLAFSEFGRRVAENGSGGTDHGTAAPLLLFGQGLKGGLYGQQPSLTDLVDGDMKHAIDFRSVYATVLERWLGADPAAILGAPFERVPFV
- a CDS encoding inositol monophosphatase family protein, which produces MVSVTFSPLATFAMDVARRGGAHLLSLLPAAPDAKGIEYKGPTDLVTRADREVEALISERVRAVYPDHGLLGEEGTVRAGEDYRWIIDPLDGTTNFAHGLPWFAVSLAVEHRGTIVIGVVYHPATDELFCAERGKGAWLTTRGGEPVRLAVSATEDLGAALLATGLPGRERRPAHLRTIPVFLQRAREVRMTGSAAIHLAYVAAARLDGFWEPGLNLWDVAAGMLLVEEAGGRVTDLRGGPFGAGDILATNGRLHGAMLEVLTTEA